A window of Frigidibacter mobilis contains these coding sequences:
- a CDS encoding IS5 family transposase — protein MKHRPRPPEQDDLLRPRLVDMIDPRHELVKLAALIDWEVFEREWAGFFPSGKGRPATPPRLVAGLLYLQHAYRLSDEAVVARWVENPYYQHLTGETFFQHKLPIDPSSLTRWRGRIGEEGVEWLLTQTIRAGQRSGAIDDDSVKRVAVDTTVMEKAIAHPTDARLYERARDQLVALAQEAGVELRQSYARLAPRLALQVGRYAHARQFRRMRKALKKLKGYTGRVMRDLRRHLQDIPEGSLRDRIIAKLALVSHLLHQQPKGSGKIYALHEPEVDCISKGKARVRYEFGCKVSVATTLDEGFVVGMRSFTGNPYDGHTLRPALEQVTILTDQRPDLAVVDRGYRGHGETETRVLISGARRGLTPKLIADLRRRSAIEAEIGHMKTDGRLSRCPLKGPIGDALFAVLCACGHNIRKILAHIRAWLAWMIAVIWVVIYAPDRRPQIVIAA, from the coding sequence ATGAAGCACCGTCCGCGCCCTCCCGAACAAGATGACCTGCTGCGTCCGCGTCTGGTCGACATGATTGACCCGCGGCACGAGTTGGTGAAACTGGCGGCGTTGATCGACTGGGAGGTGTTCGAGCGGGAATGGGCGGGGTTCTTTCCGTCGGGCAAGGGCCGGCCTGCAACGCCGCCGCGGCTGGTGGCGGGGCTGCTCTATCTCCAGCACGCCTACCGGCTGTCGGACGAGGCGGTGGTCGCGCGTTGGGTGGAGAACCCCTATTACCAGCACCTCACCGGCGAGACCTTCTTCCAGCACAAGCTGCCGATTGACCCCTCCTCGCTGACCCGCTGGCGTGGGCGGATCGGGGAAGAAGGCGTCGAATGGCTGCTGACCCAGACCATCCGGGCCGGGCAGAGGTCCGGTGCCATCGACGACGACAGCGTGAAGCGGGTGGCGGTCGACACCACCGTGATGGAAAAGGCGATCGCCCATCCGACGGACGCCCGGCTCTACGAGCGCGCGCGGGATCAGCTGGTCGCCCTGGCGCAGGAGGCCGGGGTGGAGCTGCGCCAGTCCTATGCCCGCCTTGCGCCTCGGCTGGCGCTGCAGGTCGGCCGCTACGCCCATGCCAGACAGTTCAGGCGCATGCGCAAGGCATTGAAAAAGCTGAAGGGCTACACCGGCCGGGTCATGCGCGACCTGCGCCGCCACCTGCAGGACATCCCCGAGGGCAGCCTGCGGGACCGGATCATCGCCAAGCTCGCCCTGGTCTCGCACCTCCTGCACCAGCAGCCCAAGGGGAGCGGCAAGATCTACGCCCTGCACGAACCCGAGGTCGACTGCATCTCGAAAGGCAAGGCGAGGGTCCGATATGAGTTCGGTTGCAAGGTCAGCGTCGCCACCACGCTGGACGAAGGCTTCGTGGTCGGCATGCGCAGCTTTACGGGCAATCCCTACGATGGCCATACCCTCCGCCCGGCGCTGGAACAGGTGACGATCCTGACCGACCAGCGCCCCGATCTGGCCGTCGTCGACCGCGGTTATCGCGGCCATGGCGAAACAGAGACCCGCGTGCTGATCAGCGGCGCCCGCCGCGGTCTCACACCGAAGCTGATCGCCGACCTGCGCCGCCGAAGCGCCATCGAGGCCGAGATCGGCCACATGAAAACCGACGGCCGCCTGTCACGGTGCCCCCTGAAAGGCCCCATCGGAGACGCCCTCTTCGCCGTGCTCTGCGCCTGCGGACACAACATCCGAAAGATCCTGGCCCACATCAGGGCTTGGCTTGCCTGGATGATCGCCGTCATCTGGGTCGTAATCTACGCACCGGATCGGCGCCCTCAGATCGTCATAGCGGCTTGA
- a CDS encoding transposase: MGVHLDGSTVFEVSRLDVIEGPSGRRRRNKAERARIAAESMMPGVTVAEVARRHGTTRWQIYDWRKQLRKGNLVVPGNVAVLPVFAELVVDDNSAEAPAAVTGPISKRARSRNCRR; encoded by the coding sequence ATGGGCGTCCATTTGGACGGCTCGACGGTTTTTGAGGTTTCCCGGCTGGACGTGATCGAGGGTCCGAGCGGGCGGCGTCGGCGCAACAAGGCGGAGCGGGCGCGGATCGCGGCGGAGAGCATGATGCCCGGGGTGACGGTCGCCGAGGTTGCGCGCCGGCACGGCACGACCCGCTGGCAGATCTACGATTGGCGCAAGCAGCTTCGCAAAGGCAATCTCGTGGTGCCCGGGAACGTGGCAGTCTTGCCGGTCTTCGCGGAATTGGTGGTCGATGACAATTCGGCCGAGGCACCGGCGGCTGTCACGGGCCCGATCTCGAAACGGGCCCGATCTCGAAATTGTCGTCGGTGA
- a CDS encoding acetyl-CoA hydrolase/transferase family protein, translating to MLKLPDPAPATSVHLARWLRDGDRILVGQGSGEPAVLMRLLAAAASERARLTAIIGATLGPLGGAEDGLTFESCGALGTAAQVPETALTILPLHYAQFIARIVDGRLPCDVVCVQLSPPDDQGRVFLGMGDLHLIDAARRARVVCAEINPHTPRMSGTQWPDDVPVHVAVTAAGAPLAPLLGEATAEDRAIAAHVAGLVPDRAVLQLGIGRLPDTVARALKDHRDLGLHSGTLTDGVAALIQAGALTNAAKEIDAGLSVAGVIFGGPDCLNHVRLDPALEARPTGYTHAATTLTRLSRFHAINSAIEVDLTGQINAESAGGRRVGGTGGQVDFTRGAQGSPGGRAIVALPSTARGGAVSRIVPRVSHVTIARTDADTVVTEWGVAELAGYPLGERARRMIDIAAPQFREDLSRSWHDEGRTRHG from the coding sequence ATGCTGAAACTGCCGGACCCGGCCCCTGCGACATCCGTTCACCTCGCCCGCTGGCTGCGGGATGGGGACCGGATCCTTGTCGGCCAAGGGTCGGGGGAGCCTGCGGTGCTGATGCGCCTTCTGGCAGCTGCCGCGAGCGAGCGTGCCCGGCTGACGGCGATTATCGGCGCGACGCTTGGCCCGCTTGGCGGGGCAGAGGACGGGCTGACGTTCGAAAGCTGCGGCGCTCTTGGCACGGCGGCGCAGGTGCCCGAGACGGCTTTGACGATCCTGCCTCTGCACTACGCGCAGTTCATCGCGCGGATCGTCGATGGTCGGCTACCGTGCGACGTGGTCTGCGTGCAGCTTTCGCCGCCCGACGACCAGGGCCGAGTCTTCCTGGGCATGGGCGATCTGCATCTGATCGACGCCGCCCGCCGCGCCCGTGTGGTGTGCGCCGAAATCAACCCGCACACGCCCCGCATGTCCGGCACTCAGTGGCCGGACGATGTGCCGGTGCATGTGGCGGTCACGGCGGCAGGCGCGCCGCTTGCGCCCCTCTTGGGCGAGGCAACAGCCGAAGACCGTGCCATCGCGGCGCATGTTGCCGGCCTCGTGCCCGACCGGGCGGTGCTTCAGCTCGGCATCGGCCGCCTGCCGGATACGGTTGCGCGGGCCCTGAAAGACCACCGTGATCTGGGGCTGCATTCTGGCACGCTGACGGATGGCGTCGCCGCGCTGATCCAAGCCGGCGCGCTGACCAACGCCGCCAAGGAGATCGATGCCGGCCTTTCGGTCGCGGGCGTCATATTTGGCGGGCCAGACTGTCTGAACCATGTCCGGCTGGACCCGGCACTCGAGGCGCGGCCCACCGGCTACACCCATGCCGCCACGACCCTCACCAGGCTTTCGCGCTTCCACGCCATCAATTCCGCCATCGAGGTCGACTTGACCGGCCAAATCAACGCCGAATCCGCCGGCGGGCGCCGTGTTGGCGGCACCGGCGGGCAGGTCGATTTCACCCGCGGCGCCCAAGGCTCGCCGGGCGGGCGCGCCATCGTCGCCCTGCCGTCCACTGCCCGGGGCGGCGCTGTCTCGCGCATCGTGCCGCGCGTGTCGCATGTCACCATCGCGCGCACCGATGCCGACACGGTCGTCACCGAATGGGGCGTCGCCGAACTGGCGGGCTACCCGCTGGGGGAGCGTGCCCGGCGCATGATCGACATCGCCGCCCCGCAGTTCCGCGAAGACCTGTCGCGCTCCTGGCACGACGAGGGGAGGACGCGTCATGGCTGA
- a CDS encoding transposase, with product MDLLKSMVRAMAQKTAALEDENAALKARSSDADERIKRLMQILKAYDRARFGRRSEKLGTGEPSGDEDAQQAFVFEEIETGISALRAQVGKGRSSDEKRPPGRARASRRIWSGLRW from the coding sequence ATGGACCTGCTGAAGTCCATGGTCCGCGCGATGGCGCAGAAGACGGCGGCCCTGGAGGACGAGAATGCGGCTTTGAAAGCCCGCAGCTCGGATGCCGACGAGCGGATCAAGCGACTGATGCAGATCCTGAAGGCCTATGACCGGGCCCGGTTCGGGCGCCGCTCGGAGAAGCTTGGCACCGGAGAGCCGAGTGGGGACGAGGATGCGCAGCAGGCCTTTGTCTTTGAAGAGATCGAGACCGGCATCTCTGCCCTCAGGGCGCAGGTCGGCAAGGGCCGGTCCTCGGATGAGAAGCGACCGCCCGGGCGCGCAAGGGCTTCCCGCCGCATCTGGAGCGGGTTGAGGTGGTGA
- the tnpB gene encoding IS66 family insertion sequence element accessory protein TnpB (TnpB, as the term is used for proteins encoded by IS66 family insertion elements, is considered an accessory protein, since TnpC, encoded by a neighboring gene, is a DDE family transposase.): MKVYVATRPVDFRKGSMAWRWPFRRCSPRPVLRAVFVFRSKRADRIKLLVWDQTGMVLVHKRLEDARFVWPQVQGGVMRMSSAQLAALFEGWTGGWSGRNARGVRWWLDDWQNALKSLFLLACKGIP, from the coding sequence GTGAAGGTCTATGTCGCGACACGGCCGGTGGATTTCCGCAAGGGATCGATGGCCTGGCGCTGGCCGTTCAGGAGATGTTCGCCTCGACCCGTTCTGCGGGCTGTCTTCGTGTTCCGTTCGAAACGGGCAGACAGGATCAAGCTTCTGGTCTGGGATCAGACCGGCATGGTGCTGGTTCACAAGCGATTGGAGGATGCCAGGTTCGTCTGGCCGCAGGTGCAGGGCGGGGTGATGCGGATGTCGTCGGCGCAACTGGCGGCCCTGTTCGAGGGCTGGACTGGCGGCTGGTCCGGTCGGAACGCGCGCGGCGTCCGCTGGTGGCTGGATGACTGGCAAAATGCGCTGAAAAGCCTTTTTTTGCTGGCCTGCAAGGGAATCCCGTGA
- a CDS encoding IS66 family transposase, whose product MAIQATVKPRRIGQRRRAYDETRAPVLDPGRKATKSGFFWAVVSDDRGHGGADPPIVLFHYAPGRGKEHPLKFLVGYRGRFLQCDAYQSYNALTEIERDGGPWRLVYCWTHVRRRFVKRFESDRSPIAEEMLRQIALLYQIEKTVRGQDAAVRLAARRENAAPIIAALKPWLEAQLSRIPQKSQLAEDIRYTVHPEQTTQAAMTI is encoded by the coding sequence ATGGCGATACAAGCAACCGTCAAGCCTCGCCGCATAGGGCAACGTCGTCGCGCTTACGATGAAACCCGCGCGCCGGTGCTGGACCCAGGCCGCAAGGCCACCAAGAGCGGCTTCTTCTGGGCCGTCGTGTCCGACGATCGCGGCCATGGCGGTGCCGATCCGCCCATCGTGTTGTTCCACTACGCCCCCGGCCGGGGCAAAGAACATCCGCTGAAGTTCCTCGTCGGATACCGCGGCCGGTTCCTGCAATGCGACGCCTACCAGTCCTACAACGCGCTGACGGAAATCGAGCGTGACGGTGGCCCATGGCGGCTGGTCTACTGCTGGACCCACGTCCGCCGCCGCTTCGTGAAACGCTTCGAGAGCGACCGCTCCCCCATCGCCGAGGAGATGCTGCGCCAGATCGCGCTGCTCTATCAGATCGAGAAAACCGTGCGTGGCCAGGATGCAGCCGTCCGTCTGGCCGCCCGGCGCGAAAACGCAGCCCCGATCATCGCCGCGCTCAAGCCGTGGCTGGAAGCCCAGCTCTCGCGCATCCCGCAGAAATCCCAGCTGGCCGAGGACATCCGCTACACCGTTCACCCTGAACAAACCACTCAAGCCGCTATGACGATCTGA
- a CDS encoding IS66 family transposase, which produces MAGCWAHSRRRFFELHAAGASEIATATVERMTELWKLEAEVRGQSPEARAAARQAVSAPIVADLFTLWQQTLPRISGKSKLAEALRYAITRREIFERFLTDGLVELDSNIVERAIRPQTITRKNSLFAGSDGGGRTWATIATLLQTCKMNNVDPSRG; this is translated from the coding sequence CTGGCGGGATGCTGGGCCCACTCCCGGCGCCGCTTCTTCGAGCTCCACGCTGCCGGCGCCTCGGAGATCGCCACCGCCACGGTCGAGCGGATGACCGAGCTCTGGAAGCTCGAGGCAGAGGTTCGCGGCCAAAGCCCCGAGGCGCGCGCTGCCGCGCGCCAGGCTGTCTCGGCGCCGATCGTCGCCGATCTGTTCACACTCTGGCAGCAGACCTTGCCCCGCATCTCGGGGAAATCGAAGCTGGCCGAGGCCCTGCGCTATGCCATCACCCGGCGCGAGATCTTCGAGCGCTTCCTGACCGACGGCCTCGTCGAGCTCGACTCCAACATTGTCGAGCGCGCCATCAGGCCCCAGACAATCACGAGAAAGAACAGCCTGTTCGCCGGTTCGGATGGTGGCGGTCGGACATGGGCGACCATCGCCACGCTCTTGCAGACCTGCAAGATGAACAACGTCGACCCGTCGCGTGGCTGA
- a CDS encoding IclR family transcriptional regulator produces the protein MARSVSTAAPILSIYRDFLSLLVYILSLFGIESTAESERTRFSPPPVHIYGADCEGVMVMLVKQAAHVLELLEYFAREQKTASLADLCAYFGWPRSSTFNLIQTLVERGFLYEPKARGGFYPTGRWLALAQEIASAEPLPKAALALLRDLAETTGETIWIAAPSGQHAVLLSVIQSAQAVRYTAEPGKRVPIHGTASGQAIMSQMSAAQTAAILRKAVFERFGPGTPMSVEEVEQSIAESLRRGSFRSASAFSRDLGGISVPLVLGGRLFSVTVAGPLFRIESRMEDTAIEIHRAIARQLGDEYLRKNVPNLHRLLE, from the coding sequence GTGGCGCGCTCCGTCAGCACGGCGGCACCCATTTTGTCCATATATAGAGATTTTCTATCCCTGCTGGTGTACATACTAAGTTTATTTGGCATTGAGTCAACCGCAGAGTCAGAAAGAACTCGCTTTTCGCCGCCGCCTGTCCATATATATGGAGCTGATTGCGAAGGGGTGATGGTCATGCTGGTGAAGCAAGCTGCCCACGTGTTGGAACTGCTGGAATATTTCGCCCGGGAACAAAAAACCGCGAGCCTTGCGGATCTCTGCGCATATTTCGGCTGGCCCAGGTCCAGCACATTCAACCTGATCCAGACACTGGTGGAGCGCGGATTTCTCTATGAACCCAAGGCGCGGGGCGGCTTCTATCCGACGGGCCGCTGGCTGGCGCTGGCCCAGGAGATTGCCAGCGCCGAACCCTTGCCCAAGGCGGCGCTCGCGCTGCTTCGGGACCTAGCCGAAACCACCGGCGAGACGATCTGGATCGCGGCGCCGAGCGGCCAACATGCGGTCCTGCTATCGGTGATCCAATCGGCGCAAGCGGTGCGCTATACAGCAGAACCCGGCAAGCGGGTGCCGATCCATGGCACCGCCTCGGGACAGGCAATCATGAGCCAGATGAGCGCCGCGCAGACCGCCGCGATCTTGCGAAAGGCGGTGTTCGAACGCTTCGGCCCCGGCACACCGATGAGCGTCGAAGAGGTCGAGCAAAGCATCGCGGAGTCGCTGCGGCGCGGGTCGTTCCGCAGCGCTTCGGCCTTCAGTCGCGATCTTGGCGGCATCTCTGTCCCACTTGTTCTTGGCGGACGGCTCTTCTCGGTCACCGTCGCAGGACCGCTGTTCCGCATCGAAAGCCGCATGGAAGATACCGCCATCGAAATCCACAGGGCCATCGCCCGACAGCTTGGCGACGAGTATCTTCGCAAGAATGTGCCCAACCTTCACCGACTTCTGGAGTGA
- a CDS encoding CaiB/BaiF CoA transferase family protein: protein MGPLSGLRIIDMSSVLMGPYATQMLGDFGADVVKVEAPEGDLVRQIGPGRHASMGPLFLNANRSKRSITLDLKRPECRDALLRLCEGADILVYNVRPKAMARLGLSYEEVAKANPRIIYAGMFGYSQSGPYADRPAYDDLIQGASTLPYLFSRVNEGKPRYVPTAVADRVVGLVAASAILASVVERNSSGQGQRLDVPMFETMVSFVMGDHMGGLTFDPPLDNGGYVRQLSVDRRPYQTKDGHICALIYNDGHWRRFFAAIGRPDVPQTDPRYRDFTSRMAHIDEVYGELAEVFLTRTTAEWMELLGAADVPAMPMYDFQGVLTDPHLVATNFFQMVEHPSEGTIRQMDVSAQWSRTPAVPDRLAPRQGEHAAEILREAGFSEAEIAALNAAQQPDVAVPPAAVRV, encoded by the coding sequence ATGGGTCCCCTATCGGGCTTGCGCATCATCGATATGTCTTCGGTCCTGATGGGCCCCTACGCTACCCAGATGCTGGGCGACTTCGGCGCCGATGTGGTCAAGGTCGAGGCGCCAGAGGGGGACCTTGTTCGCCAGATCGGGCCGGGCCGTCATGCCAGCATGGGGCCGCTGTTCCTGAACGCGAACCGATCCAAGCGCTCGATTACGCTGGACCTGAAGCGGCCCGAATGCCGGGATGCGCTGCTGCGGCTTTGCGAAGGGGCCGACATCCTCGTCTATAACGTGCGGCCCAAGGCGATGGCGCGGCTTGGCCTGTCCTATGAAGAGGTCGCGAAAGCCAACCCGCGGATCATCTATGCCGGGATGTTCGGCTATTCCCAAAGCGGCCCCTATGCCGACCGGCCGGCCTATGACGACCTGATCCAAGGCGCCTCGACCCTTCCCTACCTGTTCTCGCGGGTGAACGAGGGCAAGCCGCGCTATGTGCCCACCGCCGTCGCGGACCGCGTCGTCGGGTTGGTGGCGGCCAGCGCCATCCTCGCTTCGGTGGTGGAGCGCAACAGCAGCGGGCAGGGGCAGCGGCTGGACGTTCCGATGTTCGAAACGATGGTGTCCTTCGTCATGGGCGATCACATGGGCGGGCTGACCTTCGACCCGCCGCTGGACAACGGTGGTTACGTGCGGCAGCTGTCCGTCGACCGCCGCCCCTACCAGACCAAGGACGGGCACATCTGCGCGCTGATCTACAATGACGGGCACTGGCGCCGGTTCTTTGCCGCCATCGGCCGGCCCGACGTGCCACAGACAGACCCCCGCTATCGGGATTTCACCTCGCGCATGGCCCATATCGACGAGGTCTATGGCGAGCTGGCAGAGGTCTTCCTGACCCGCACGACCGCGGAGTGGATGGAGCTCTTGGGTGCTGCCGATGTGCCGGCGATGCCGATGTATGATTTTCAGGGTGTGCTCACAGATCCGCATCTGGTGGCGACCAACTTCTTTCAGATGGTCGAGCATCCCAGCGAAGGCACCATCCGTCAGATGGATGTTTCCGCGCAGTGGTCGCGCACGCCGGCGGTGCCGGACCGGTTGGCCCCGCGACAGGGGGAACATGCTGCCGAAATCCTGCGCGAAGCCGGGTTTTCGGAGGCGGAGATTGCTGCACTCAACGCGGCCCAGCAGCCAGATGTGGCCGTGCCGCCCGCTGCCGTCAGGGTTTAG
- the tnpB gene encoding IS66 family insertion sequence element accessory protein TnpB (TnpB, as the term is used for proteins encoded by IS66 family insertion elements, is considered an accessory protein, since TnpC, encoded by a neighboring gene, is a DDE family transposase.), with protein MDGLALAVQEMFGLDPFCGAVFVFRSKRADRIKLLVWDQTGMVLVHKRLEDARFVWPQVQGG; from the coding sequence ATCGATGGCCTGGCGCTGGCCGTTCAGGAGATGTTCGGCCTCGACCCGTTCTGCGGGGCTGTCTTCGTGTTCCGTTCGAAACGGGCAGACAGGATCAAGCTTCTGGTCTGGGATCAGACCGGCATGGTGCTGGTTCACAAGCGATTGGAGGATGCCAGGTTCGTCTGGCCGCAGGTGCAGGGCGGGTGA
- a CDS encoding acyl-CoA dehydrogenase family protein, producing the protein MDFELTQEQEAIRDAVAAVCAKFDDSYWLTRDREGGFPHDFYDALARDGWLGVCTPEAYGGAGLGITEAALVMRTIAESGAGMSGASAVHINIFGLNPVSVFGTEEQKARMMRPMAEGREKACFAVTEPSTGLNTTQLKLRAVKTGDRYVVNGQKVWISTAQEADRILLLARTTPIDQIDKPTRGLSLFYTRFDRSRIRVQEIEKMGRKCVDSNELFFDDFEIPEADLIGEEGRGFEYILHGMNPERVLIAAEAVGLGMLAIDRAAEYAKERIVFNRPIGQNQGIQHPLAKCWAELEAAWMMVLAAASRYDRGLPCGAAANAAKYLAGEAGFTACETAVMAHGGFGYAKEYHVERYLREAFIPRIAPISPQLCLSYLAERVLGLPKSY; encoded by the coding sequence ATGGACTTTGAGCTTACTCAGGAACAGGAAGCCATCCGCGATGCCGTCGCGGCGGTCTGCGCGAAGTTCGACGACAGCTACTGGCTGACGCGCGACCGCGAGGGCGGGTTTCCGCATGACTTCTACGATGCACTGGCGCGGGACGGCTGGCTTGGGGTCTGCACGCCCGAAGCCTATGGCGGGGCCGGGCTTGGCATCACCGAAGCTGCGCTGGTGATGCGCACCATCGCCGAATCCGGCGCGGGAATGAGCGGGGCCTCCGCCGTGCACATCAACATCTTCGGTCTGAACCCGGTCTCCGTGTTCGGCACCGAAGAGCAGAAGGCCCGCATGATGCGTCCGATGGCAGAGGGGCGTGAGAAGGCCTGCTTTGCCGTCACCGAACCCAGCACGGGGCTCAACACCACGCAGTTGAAGCTGCGGGCCGTCAAAACCGGCGACCGCTACGTCGTCAACGGGCAGAAGGTGTGGATCTCGACCGCGCAGGAAGCTGACCGCATCTTGCTGCTGGCACGCACCACGCCGATCGATCAGATCGACAAGCCGACCCGCGGCCTGAGCTTGTTCTACACCCGCTTCGATCGCAGCCGGATCCGGGTGCAGGAGATCGAGAAGATGGGCCGCAAATGCGTCGATTCCAACGAGCTGTTCTTTGACGACTTCGAGATCCCCGAAGCGGATCTGATCGGCGAAGAAGGCCGTGGTTTCGAATACATCCTGCACGGGATGAACCCCGAACGCGTGCTGATCGCCGCCGAGGCCGTCGGGCTGGGGATGCTCGCCATTGACCGGGCCGCCGAATATGCCAAGGAGCGGATCGTCTTCAACCGCCCCATCGGCCAGAACCAGGGCATCCAGCACCCGCTTGCCAAATGCTGGGCAGAGCTGGAGGCGGCGTGGATGATGGTGCTGGCCGCGGCCTCGCGCTATGACCGCGGGCTTCCCTGCGGCGCGGCGGCGAACGCGGCGAAGTATCTGGCCGGCGAGGCCGGGTTTACGGCCTGCGAGACGGCGGTGATGGCGCATGGCGGCTTTGGCTATGCCAAGGAATACCACGTCGAGCGCTATCTGCGCGAGGCGTTCATCCCGCGCATCGCCCCGATCAGCCCGCAGCTGTGCCTGTCCTATCTGGCCGAGCGGGTCCTTGGATTGCCGAAATCCTACTGA
- a CDS encoding patatin-like phospholipase family protein, translating to MAQPQSRRSHGTIFHRRKQLEWPADNLRILSIDGGGIKGILPAAVLAECERRFLKGGSAASYFDMVAGTSTGGIIALGMAAGMRAEEVLEIYMRHGSEIFPQPWTPPTRFGRAMCRFRGYPAGHSDLKPASIPE from the coding sequence ATGGCACAACCTCAATCCCGACGTTCGCACGGCACCATCTTTCACCGTCGAAAACAACTCGAGTGGCCCGCAGATAATCTTCGCATACTGTCCATTGATGGCGGCGGAATAAAGGGCATTCTGCCTGCTGCGGTGTTGGCGGAATGCGAGCGTCGTTTCTTGAAGGGCGGTTCGGCAGCCAGCTACTTCGACATGGTCGCCGGCACTTCAACCGGAGGGATAATCGCGCTCGGCATGGCAGCAGGAATGCGCGCCGAGGAAGTTCTGGAAATCTATATGCGTCACGGGTCGGAAATATTTCCCCAGCCGTGGACGCCGCCAACTCGATTTGGTCGCGCGATGTGCAGATTCCGAGGTTATCCGGCCGGGCATTCCGATTTGAAGCCGGCCAGCATTCCGGAATGA
- the tnpB gene encoding IS66 family insertion sequence element accessory protein TnpB (TnpB, as the term is used for proteins encoded by IS66 family insertion elements, is considered an accessory protein, since TnpC, encoded by a neighboring gene, is a DDE family transposase.) has protein sequence MIPSGVRVFLASHPVDFRKGPDSLLSLVRDAGSDPFSGALYVFRAKRADRVKIVWWDGSGVCLFAKRLEKSTFCWPRIGHVRVQLNHAQLMALLDGLDWKRVRPVAVKAPVFAG, from the coding sequence ATGATCCCGTCCGGTGTGCGGGTCTTTCTCGCGAGCCATCCGGTCGACTTCCGCAAAGGACCGGACAGCCTGCTGTCCCTGGTGCGCGATGCTGGCAGCGACCCGTTCAGCGGCGCGCTTTATGTGTTCCGGGCGAAGCGGGCGGACCGGGTGAAAATCGTCTGGTGGGATGGCAGCGGCGTCTGCCTCTTTGCGAAACGCCTCGAGAAATCCACGTTCTGCTGGCCGCGGATCGGGCATGTCCGGGTGCAGCTCAACCATGCCCAGCTCATGGCGTTGCTCGACGGTCTGGACTGGAAGCGGGTTCGTCCCGTGGCAGTCAAAGCCCCTGTATTTGCTGGATAA